In bacterium, the genomic stretch TCCCAATCGCAGCCATCAGTCGGCCGTCTATTCGGCGCGGCCGGGCCCCAAGCCCTGGTTGCTCCCGGAGGCCTATGCGACCGATCGAACCGTGCGGCTCTATTTCAGCGAGCCCCTGGACGCCGGCGCCAAAGATCCCACGCACTATACGATCGACGGCGACCTCGGCAGACCTACCTCCTGCGGATACGACAGAGGCGGCAAAGAAATCCTGCTGACTTTAGGTAAGCGGATCAGTCAGGAGGGCCAGTTCACGGTAACGGCCACCGGACTGGTGGATTTGGACGGTACACCCCTGGACGAGGCCAGAAACAGCGCCCAATTCACTGTGAGCAATATCGGCACTCCACCCTTTTTAAGCGAGGCCACTCTGATCAGCGATCAAACCATTCGGCTGACCTTCAGCGAATCCATGGATCCCAGAGAGCTGCTTGATCCGGTTTATTATGAAATGAGCGATGGATTGCAGGTGGTCTCGGTAAAGCTGGTACGTTCTTGCTACCAAGTCGATCTCACCATCATTCCTGAAACCCTGATGGGCGCCTTCGGCAAGAGATATTGGATCAGGGTTCACAGCATGCGGAGCCAGCTCGGCGTTGCGATTCAAAAGGGCCGCGGCGATATGATTCAGCTGATATTCTCCAAGTTCAATCTGGATGATGTCTATACCTTTCCCAATCCCTATCGAGCGGGCTTGGATGACGGCGGTATTACCTTTGCCAATCTGACCATCCAAGCGGATATCCGGGTGATGACCCTGGAGGGACGAACGCTGCGCATCTTGCATGAAACCGATGGCGACGGCGGCATGGTCTGGGACGGACTGGATGATCAGGGACGCCCATTGGCCTCCGGCATTTACCTCTATCAGGTGAGCAACGATAAAGAATCCAAGTGGGGCAAACTGGCCATTGTGCGCTGAACATCCGAAAATATTGTATGTGGGTTTGACCGGAGGATTCGCGGCGGGCAAATCGACGGTTTCCAGTTTTCTGCATGACCAGTTTGGCATTCCAGTGATCGATGTGGATCAGGCCGGCCGCCGCGCAGTAGAAGAGTCGCCTGCTGTGCTGGCGGCGTTGCGCGACGCCTTTGGCGATGCGTATTTTATCGCTGCAAACACGTTGAATCGGAAAAAACTGGGTGAGCGGGTCTTCCGCGATGAGCAGGCCAGGATTCTGCTCAATCGCATCGTCCACCCGGCCATGGTGGAGATCGTGTTGGCTGAAATGAAACAGGCGGCGGAGGTAACTCCCCAAGCCCCTTATGTGGTGGTCGATGCGGCTCTGCTTTTTGAATTGGATTTGCATAAAAAGATGGACGTGGTGGTGACCGTATGGGCGCCTCTTTCCGTATGCCAACGGCGGTCGGCCCGGCGCGACGGTCTGACAAAGGCAGAAGTGGCGGCGCGTTATCAGGCGCAATGGCCGATGGCGCAAAAAATCGCCGGCGCCGATTACACACTGGATAATTCCGGCGCCCGCGCGGATCTGCAAAAGGCGGTTCGGCATCTTCATCACCAGCTCTTGAATCGGGCACAGCAAAAGCGTCGGCGCAGCTGATGCCCACCAGGTGAACTTTGACAATGGATGGCGACCGGGCATCATTTTTTTCCTGCCCGGGATCCGTCCTGATGCATCATCGGCCCGGACGCAGCGTTGATAGGAACCCTGCAAACGCGTCGCCGGCCGAGCGGGAGCTCTCATGTATTTGCTACGCACGCCACCCGCGGTCAAGCTTTTGATCCCTTTTTGCGCAGGGATTGTGCTGGGAGTGCGCTGGGATCTGTCAGCGCCTTGGCTGCTGGCCTTGAGCGCACTCGGCCTTGTTCTCTGGCTGCATAGCTATCGGCAGCAGCATCACCGCCTTTCGGCAGCCTTGGCTTTTTTGCTGGTTCTGCTTTTGGCTGCTGTACGCACCACACTGCATTACCATCACGCTGCCGTGAACGAGATCCGCCGGTTCGTCAGCACCGATGCCGTAGCTGTGGAGGGCGTTCTCAGCAGCGCTGTGGTGAATAAATTCGACCATTGTTCCTTTGTGCTCAAGGTTGATTCAGTGTGGAGCCGCACCCACCGTGGACCGGCGCAGGGACGCGTTTACGTTCAGCTCTACGATACCACCGCTGTGTTGACGTATGGAGATCGGCTGTTATTGCGGGGCTTTTTACGCCGGCCGGCCGGTGAACGCAATCCGGGAGATTTTGATTACAGCCGCTATCTGGCGGCGCAAGGCATTTTTGCCACTCTAAGCGTATTCACCGAATCGCCGTTGTTGCTGGACCATGACCAGGGCGGCCGGCTCGATCAACGGGTGTTCATGCCGCTGGCCGGCTTTATTCATCAGCTGTTGTATAAAGCGCTGCCCGCTCAGCAGGCCGCGCTGCTGTTTGGATTGCTCGTCGGCGATCGTTCGGCAGTGGCTCGAGAGGTGGAAGAGGATTTTCGCAATGCCGGCGTCATCCATGTGCTGTCGGTCTCCGGCATGCACGTGGGCTTTGTCGTCGCTGCGCTTTTTTTTCTGTTGAAATGGCTGCCGGTAAGACCGGCGTTGCGCACGCTGCTGCTGCTCGTCGGCATCTGGTTCTATGCGCATCTGACCGGGTTGGACTCCCCGGTGGCCCGCGCGGCATTGATGACCGGCCTGTTCCTGGTGGCGCCGTTGCTGCAGCGGCGTGCAGACCCGGTGAACGTGATCGCCGTTGCCGCGGTGATCCTTTTGCTGCTGCATCCGCTGCAATAGTTCATGGCCGGTTTTCAGCTCAGTTTTGCCGCCTGTCTGGGCATTGTCCTGCTCTATCAACGAGTGCGGATGTACACGCATTTATGGTTCAACCGACGTGGTGTGGTTCATCGGGCGGCCCGTTATTCGGTGGAAATCGTCGCTATCTCCGCGTGCGCGCAGATCGCGACTTTGCCCATCATTCTCTATTACTTTAACAGCCTTCCGCTCATCAGCCTGGCGGCGAATATCCCGGTGATCCCTCTGACCGGTGTTATTTTAATGGGCGGCTTTGCTGCGGTACTGGCGGAAACGGTTCTGCCAGGCTTGGGGGTCAGATTGCTCGAGCCGATCGGTGCATTGCTGACCCTGTTGATCAAAATGGTCCATGGCTTCAGCGTCGTGCCCTTCTCGCATCTCACTGTGCCCCGGCCGTCGCTGTTGGGATTGTGGCTGATCTTTGCCGCCAGTGGATTGCTCTTTTATTGGCAGGAGCCCCGGATACGAAAATGGCTCTTGGTTGTCACTGTCCTGTTGCTTAATTTAGCGGTCTGGCGTCAGGTTCGGGCAGACCCCTATTTGCTGCGCGCCACGTTTTTTGATGTGGGCCAGGGCGATGCGGCGCTTTTTGAATTTCCTGACCGGCGTACGCTGTTAGTGGATGGCGGCAATCGCACCGCCCGGATCGACTATGGGGAAAGGGTGATCGGGCCCTACCTGCGGCGAAGGGGCATCCGGCGCATCAACGATGTGGTTGTCACTCATCCGCATGCGGATCATTTGGGCGGTATAGCATAGATAGTGAAGCATTTCAGCGTCGGCCGGATCTCAAGCGCCCCGGTGGTCTATCAGGATTCACTGACCAAAGAGCTGGACAGTCTCGCGGTTGCCCGCGGCATCCGTCGCCAGACTCTGTGCCGTGGAGATAGTTTGGGCGGATATCGTCATTCCACCGTGGTGGTGCTGAATCCCGCCTGTTCCGACACCGCGGCGACGGACGGCGATCTGAATGACGCTTCAATCGTTCTCAAGATTCTCTTTGGTCGAACCTCCTTTCTGCTCACCGGGGATGCAGGCACCAACATGGAGGCCCAATGGCTGCGGTGGAAGGATCTGGTCAAGTCGGATGTGGTCAAAGTGGCGCATCACGGCAGTCCTTCCGCCAGCAGCGAAACATTCTGCCGCTGCGCGATGCCCCGCTACGCGGTGATCAGTGTCGCGGAATATAACCGGTTTGGTCTGCCCTCGTCGGAGGTGATGGCGCGCTGGAGGGCTGCCGCCGGTCAAGTAATCCGCACGGCGGACAGCGGTGCGGTTGTGTTTGTCAGCAACGGCGAAAGGATGCGACGCATTCGATAATCGCCCGGCGATCATCAAGGAAGGAAATTGCATATGACTGAAAAAGAAAAGAATCTGCAGTCGCTTATGGACAGCGGCATCGTCGCCATTGTGCGAGCCAATACATCGGAGGGACTGCTTCGAGTTGTAGAGGCGATTGAAAAGGGCGGAGTGCGAGCCATCGAGGTCACCATGACCACGCCCAAGGCCATCGAAACGATCGCAGCGGTGACGGAAAAGTATCAGGGCGATGTGATGGTCGGCGTGGGAACGGTTCTGGATGAAGCCACTGCCCGGATGGCCATATTGGCCGGTGCGAAATTCGTCGTCGCGCCGAACCTGAATGAAGAGGTGATCAGGATGGCGCGACGTTACAGCCGCATTATCATGCCGGGCGCGTTCACCCCCACCGAGATCGTACGCGCCTGGGAAGCCGGCGCGGATGTGGTCAAGGTGTTTCCCACCTCGTCCGTGGGGCCTGACTATATCAAGGATCTTAAAGGCCCGTTGCCCCATATCTCCATGCTGCCCACCGGCGGGGTGACGGTGGAAAACGCCGGCGCTTTTATCAAAGCGGGTGCCTGTGCAGTTGCGGTGGGAGGCAACCTGGCCAGCGCCAAGGCGATCAGCGAAGCACGGTATGAGGAGATCACGCAAAACGCCGCTCGTTTCGTCGAGGCGGTTAAGACGGCTCGGGCGAAATAAATGACCGATCCTCTTCACGGCTATCACATCAAAGCGACGCTGCTGAACGGACCGGTTTGGCAGCTGTATGAGGTGGAGACCGCTGACGGTCAGACATTCTGGCTGGCGCGTTTGCACCATGATTTCGTCGATGATCAGTCGACGGCTTTGGTGCAAGGGTGCTACCGTGAAGGATACGGGCTTCGGCACCCCCACATTGTGGAACTGTTGCATCTGGACGCAGACGAACGAACGCCCTGTCTGTTGTATGAGCCCAGCAAAGGCGCGGTGCCGCTGTTCCAATATGTAGTCGATCATCCGCCCGATTCCGCCACCACTGCGCAGTGGGTGCTGCAGATTTGTCAGGCCTTGCAGCACGCTTATCTCCACGGCGTGCCGCACGGCTGCCTGGGCTGGTCCTCTCTTTTCATGACCACCCAGGGCTTCATCAAAGTGGCTTTTTTCGGCAGCAGCCGGTTGTTCGCATATGGCTGTCAAAACCGGCCTAGCCTGTTCATGCCCTATGCCTTGTTGTCCAGTCCGCAAAGGTTGCGTACACCGGACAAAGTGAGCATCCGCGACGAGCTGTACACCCTCGGCGCGCTTTACTATCAGCTTCTGACCGGGGATTACCTGTGTCAATCACGGACCGTGGCGGAGCTTATTGCAGAAAAAATGGAGCCGTGGCAGACGCGCAAAGCCCTCGGCGAAAAAGAGACGCTGCTCCTTGACCGGCTGCTGGAGCCGAATCCGTCTCTACGCTTTTCCAATTGCCGTGAGGTGATCGACGCGATCCAGCCTTCCGAGCTGGAAGCCGCCGCAGACCCCTGGAGTGAAAAAGAACCCAGCCCGCTTAAATCCTGGTTGTTCGGTTGGCGGAAAAAAGCTCAACAGGCGTTCAGTTTCACGTTCGTGGGCATGAAACGGAGGACGGCGCTGACGTTGGTTCTTTTGGCTATATTTGTCTTTGTCGCGCTGTTGGTAACCTGGATCTCTGAATTGGACCATGACGAGTGGAAAGATCAGGCGCTCTATCAGGCGTTCATCTCGGAACAGGATTCCCTGCGCTCTCTGGAAATGCGAAACCAGAAGAGAGCTGAGCCGGCGTCGCCGGCTGTCCAAGATTCCAGGGCTCTGTTTCACCAAACCAGAGTCGGCTCCGGCCAAGTCAGGAAAGAGAAAACCGGCGGTGCATCGGCCGTGGACACCATCGGCGTTCAATTTGTTCCGTTGATGGTTTCTGCTCAAATCGATTCGACGCTGACAGCCGCTGATGTTTATATCAATGACAAGCTGGAGGGGCAGTCGTCGCTCTCCGGACCTCTCATCATTCAGGGATTGTCGGCTGCACGCAGCTATACCGTGCGCGTGCAGAAACAGGGCTATGCAGTGTGGCAGAAAACGATCACCATTTCCGCAGACGCCGATAATGTCTTGCAGGCGCGGTTGCTGCCATTGACCGACGCGCTGCGCCGGTACACATTCAGCCGGACGTCATTCGCAGATCGGATCAGCATCGACGGCAAGTTGCCTAGCATGGCGCTTCCGCTGGAGGTGGATCTGGCTCTCGGTATCCATGAGCTGCGTTATATCGACACGGTCAGCGGTTTTCAATGGACCACTTCGCTGACGCTGGATTTGAACTCTGCCAGAACCATTTACTATCAGCCGGAACAAGTCGGCATGGGCCGGCTCGCGGTAGTACTGGCAAATCCGGCACGGTTCGGCTATGCATTCATTTACCTGCCGGGACAGAGCCGCACGCAGACGACGCCCTTTCGTCAGCCCCTGGCGGTGGGCCGGTATGCCTTGCGCATTTTTCGGGACGGTTATCGAACCGTCCCCTCTGATACGACCATCTTTATCAAGCCGAATGAAGACTTGAACATTGTGGTACAAATGAGTCCGATGTAATGTCGCGTAATATTGTGAAAACAGGTTTGCCGCTTATTCTCTGCTGGGCCGGGTTGGTTTACAGCCAGATCGCTTTACGCGTTGTCTCTGTCGCGCCTGAACCGAACTCCATCAAGGTGGATCCCGGCAGCACGATCCGCGCTGTTTTCAGCGCTCCGCTGGACAGCACGACCGTTGGACCGAGCGCCTTGGCGGTGTACAGCAGGCAAACCGGACGTGTTCCCGGCCAGGTGAGCTATGATTCGCTCCATCAGGCGCTGCTGTTTGCTCCGCAAACCGTTTTTCCGGCCGGCGATCAGATTACGGTGGTTCTGACCAATCGCCTCACCGGTCTTCAGGGTGAGCGTCTGCGCAACGGTTATTCCTGGCAATTTATGGTACGTGCGGCTAAAGGCGCGTTCAATTTCCAAGCCTATCCTCTGATCACCGGAATGGAAAACTCGAGTCTTGTCGCGTGTGATTTAAATGCCGACGGCATCACAGAGGTCGCGGTGGCCGGCGTTCAGGGGGGGAAGAACCTGATCAGGTTCGCGCAAATCGCCGGGCGTCGGTTCGAGCCCTTTGCCGAGGTGGAGATCCCTTCAGCCGTACGCCCACTCTATGCGGCGGACCTGGACGGCAATCACGTGCCGGATGTGATCGCGCTTCACCGCAAAGCCTATTCCTTCTCCGTCTGTCCGCTGGATCCATCCGGAAGGCCTGGGACGGTGAAGACCTATGTTTTACCTTCGCCGTTGATTGAACCCCGTTCGGCGGCCATCGGCGATCTGAACGGAGATGGTTTTCTCGATGTGGTGATCTATGGACGCATCACCTCCAACATGAGTCTGTTCTCGCTCATGGTTTATTTGAACGATGGACGGGGCGGCTTGGGCGACCGGGATGCGCCTTCTCACAGTTTTTATCGAGTGCTCAAGGGAGAATATGCGCTGGCTGCGGACCTGAATCAGGATGGATGGATGGACCTCAGCGTAACGCGGTCATCCTCCGGCCTCTCCTTTGGTTATTTTTTGCATTCGGGCGATTTCCTGGATTTTCCCAACTCGCCGACCATGATATCCGGCGTCAGCGGCGATCTGGAACACGCGCTGGC encodes the following:
- a CDS encoding MBL fold metallo-hydrolase — translated: MAGFQLSFAACLGIVLLYQRVRMYTHLWFNRRGVVHRAARYSVEIVAISACAQIATLPIILYYFNSLPLISLAANIPVIPLTGVILMGGFAAVLAETVLPGLGVRLLEPIGALLTLLIKMVHGFSVVPFSHLTVPRPSLLGLWLIFAASGLLFYWQEPRIRKWLLVVTVLLLNLAVWRQVRADPYLLRATFFDVGQGDAALFEFPDRRTLLVDGGNRTARIDYGERVIGPYLRRRGIRRINDVVVTHPHADHLGGIA
- a CDS encoding dephospho-CoA kinase, whose product is MTGGFAAGKSTVSSFLHDQFGIPVIDVDQAGRRAVEESPAVLAALRDAFGDAYFIAANTLNRKKLGERVFRDEQARILLNRIVHPAMVEIVLAEMKQAAEVTPQAPYVVVDAALLFELDLHKKMDVVVTVWAPLSVCQRRSARRDGLTKAEVAARYQAQWPMAQKIAGADYTLDNSGARADLQKAVRHLHHQLLNRAQQKRRRS
- the eda gene encoding bifunctional 4-hydroxy-2-oxoglutarate aldolase/2-dehydro-3-deoxy-phosphogluconate aldolase, with the translated sequence MTEKEKNLQSLMDSGIVAIVRANTSEGLLRVVEAIEKGGVRAIEVTMTTPKAIETIAAVTEKYQGDVMVGVGTVLDEATARMAILAGAKFVVAPNLNEEVIRMARRYSRIIMPGAFTPTEIVRAWEAGADVVKVFPTSSVGPDYIKDLKGPLPHISMLPTGGVTVENAGAFIKAGACAVAVGGNLASAKAISEARYEEITQNAARFVEAVKTARAK
- a CDS encoding ComEC family competence protein; this encodes MYLLRTPPAVKLLIPFCAGIVLGVRWDLSAPWLLALSALGLVLWLHSYRQQHHRLSAALAFLLVLLLAAVRTTLHYHHAAVNEIRRFVSTDAVAVEGVLSSAVVNKFDHCSFVLKVDSVWSRTHRGPAQGRVYVQLYDTTAVLTYGDRLLLRGFLRRPAGERNPGDFDYSRYLAAQGIFATLSVFTESPLLLDHDQGGRLDQRVFMPLAGFIHQLLYKALPAQQAALLFGLLVGDRSAVAREVEEDFRNAGVIHVLSVSGMHVGFVVAALFFLLKWLPVRPALRTLLLLVGIWFYAHLTGLDSPVARAALMTGLFLVAPLLQRRADPVNVIAVAAVILLLLHPLQ